The following proteins are co-located in the Ensifer sp. WSM1721 genome:
- a CDS encoding GNAT family N-acetyltransferase has product MRDLSDWKGCPAPKPVTIEGRYVRIEPYDRVMHLQALWNDAFGGMAINPLLKYFSQDDFSDVEDFDAWLSEVQQKSGWITEVFRDKATGRVVGMANYMRADPANGVIEVGGVAHGAAMARSPLSTEAHFLMARHVFEDLGYRRYEWKCHSENQPSRTTAVRLGFTFEGIFRQHMVSKHANRDTAWFSIIDSEWPLIKAAFERWLSPDNFDGEGRQKRRLDEIRGELAAKERT; this is encoded by the coding sequence ATGCGTGATCTCAGCGATTGGAAAGGATGCCCGGCGCCGAAACCGGTGACCATCGAAGGGCGCTATGTGCGGATCGAGCCCTATGACCGGGTCATGCATCTGCAGGCGCTCTGGAACGACGCCTTCGGCGGCATGGCCATCAACCCGCTCTTGAAATATTTCTCCCAGGACGATTTTTCCGACGTCGAGGATTTCGACGCCTGGCTTTCCGAGGTCCAGCAAAAATCCGGGTGGATCACCGAGGTCTTTCGCGACAAGGCGACCGGCAGGGTCGTCGGCATGGCGAACTACATGCGCGCGGATCCGGCGAACGGCGTCATCGAGGTCGGCGGTGTGGCGCACGGGGCGGCCATGGCGCGCTCGCCGCTTTCGACGGAAGCGCATTTTCTGATGGCAAGGCACGTCTTCGAAGACCTCGGCTACCGGCGCTACGAGTGGAAGTGTCACAGCGAAAACCAGCCGAGCCGGACCACAGCTGTGCGCCTCGGCTTTACCTTCGAGGGCATTTTTCGCCAGCATATGGTTTCAAAACACGCCAATCGTGATACGGCCTGGTTTTCGATAATCGATAGCGAATGGCCGCTCATCAAGGCGGCGTTCGAGCGCTGGCTCTCGCCCGACAATTTCGACGGCGAGGGACGGCAGAAGCGGCGCCTCGACGAGATTCGAGGCGAGCTTGCGGCAAAGGAGCGAACGTGA
- a CDS encoding 2-dehydro-3-deoxy-phosphogluconate aldolase: MSVKTDKLLSILKLQPVVPVLVIDDAATAVPLARALVAGGLKAIEITLRTPAALEAIRAVAAEVEGAVAGAGTILNAAQFEEAVKAGSEFIVSPGTTQELIDVANDHQIPLLPGAATASEVMGLREEGYNVMKFFPAEQAGGAGYLKALSSPLAGTLFCPTGGISLANARDYLSLPNVVCVGGSWVAPKDLVAKGDWAGITRLAAEAFALKG, encoded by the coding sequence ATGAGCGTGAAGACCGACAAGCTTCTTTCCATCCTCAAGCTGCAACCGGTGGTGCCGGTGCTGGTGATCGACGATGCGGCAACCGCAGTTCCGCTCGCGCGGGCGCTCGTCGCCGGCGGATTGAAGGCGATCGAGATCACGCTTAGGACACCGGCGGCGCTTGAGGCGATCCGCGCCGTTGCGGCCGAAGTCGAGGGTGCGGTTGCCGGTGCGGGAACCATCCTCAACGCCGCCCAGTTCGAAGAGGCGGTAAAAGCCGGATCCGAGTTCATCGTGAGCCCCGGCACCACGCAGGAATTGATCGACGTCGCCAATGACCACCAGATACCGCTGCTTCCCGGTGCGGCGACGGCCAGCGAAGTAATGGGTCTGCGTGAGGAGGGCTACAACGTCATGAAATTCTTCCCGGCCGAGCAGGCCGGCGGCGCAGGCTATCTGAAGGCGCTCTCTTCGCCGCTTGCCGGTACCCTGTTCTGCCCCACCGGCGGCATCTCGCTTGCCAACGCGCGTGACTATCTTTCGCTGCCGAACGTCGTCTGCGTCGGCGGTTCCTGGGTGGCTCCGAAGGATCTGGTCGCCAAGGGCGATTGGGCCGGCATCACCAGGCTTGCGGCCGAGGCCTTCGCGCTGAAAGGCTGA
- a CDS encoding tellurite resistance TerB family protein, translating to MFDAKKLLDQFLGSQVPGAGGTVRGRADQVTKLAKDNPLATGAITAVLLGTKSGRKLAGNAAVLGGLAAIAGLGYQAYKNYQAGQAPAAEPASKPLAELPPPPANSGFTAPHALSEDFALVLVRAMIAAARADGHIDEAERRHIMDKLSVSGLSADAAAFLEAELSNPIDLDAIVAAAKTEEERVELYTASRLAIEPESRAERGYLDLLAGRLGLADALVDHIEATVSAAKVPA from the coding sequence ATGTTCGATGCGAAGAAATTGCTGGACCAGTTCCTGGGTTCGCAGGTACCCGGCGCCGGCGGCACCGTCCGCGGCCGGGCGGATCAGGTGACGAAGCTCGCCAAGGACAATCCGCTCGCCACGGGCGCGATTACGGCTGTCCTCCTCGGTACCAAGTCGGGGCGCAAGCTTGCCGGCAATGCGGCCGTCCTCGGCGGCCTCGCCGCGATCGCCGGTCTCGGATATCAGGCCTACAAGAACTATCAGGCCGGACAGGCGCCGGCGGCGGAGCCCGCTTCAAAGCCGCTCGCCGAATTGCCGCCGCCGCCGGCCAATTCCGGTTTCACAGCACCCCATGCCTTGAGCGAGGACTTCGCACTGGTGCTCGTTCGGGCGATGATCGCTGCCGCGCGGGCGGATGGCCACATCGACGAGGCCGAGCGCCGCCACATCATGGACAAGCTGTCCGTCTCCGGCCTTTCGGCGGATGCGGCGGCTTTCCTGGAAGCCGAGCTTTCCAACCCGATCGATCTCGACGCCATCGTCGCCGCCGCCAAGACCGAGGAGGAGCGGGTGGAACTCTACACGGCATCGCGTCTTGCGATCGAGCCGGAGAGCCGGGCGGAGCGCGGCTATCTCGATCTGCTCGCCGGAAGATTGGGGCTTGCCGATGCGCTGGTCGACCATATTGAGGCTACGGTTTCGGCGGCAAAGGTTCCCGCCTGA
- a CDS encoding methionine ABC transporter permease, protein MSPDLLMLIGKATLDTLRMVAIAGLIGSLIGLPIGIFLATSGRGELFPAPNVNRIVGLLVNATRSTPFIILVVAIIPFTRLVTGTSIGTKAAIVPLTIATIPFFARLVEAAIRDIDKGLIEAARAMGATPMQIVFKVLLAEARPALTLALTMTLVSLIGYSAMVGAVGGGGLGDLGIRYGYQRFRPDVMLIVVVVLVVLVQLVQSAGDRLARRFDKRSRKT, encoded by the coding sequence ATGTCGCCTGATCTTCTCATGCTTATCGGCAAGGCCACGCTCGACACGCTGCGCATGGTGGCGATCGCCGGTCTCATCGGTTCGCTGATCGGCCTTCCGATCGGCATCTTCCTCGCGACCAGCGGCAGGGGCGAGCTGTTTCCGGCGCCCAACGTCAACCGGATCGTTGGCCTGTTGGTCAACGCCACGCGTTCGACGCCTTTCATCATTCTCGTCGTCGCGATCATTCCCTTCACGCGCCTCGTCACCGGCACCTCGATCGGCACCAAGGCGGCGATCGTGCCCCTGACGATTGCGACTATTCCCTTCTTCGCGCGTCTCGTCGAGGCGGCGATCCGCGATATCGACAAGGGGCTGATCGAGGCGGCACGCGCCATGGGCGCCACCCCGATGCAGATCGTCTTCAAGGTGCTGCTTGCCGAGGCCCGGCCGGCGCTGACCTTGGCACTCACCATGACTCTCGTCAGCTTGATCGGCTATTCGGCGATGGTCGGCGCCGTCGGCGGCGGCGGCCTTGGCGACCTCGGCATCCGATACGGTTATCAGCGCTTCAGGCCGGACGTGATGCTCATCGTGGTCGTGGTGCTCGTCGTGCTGGTACAACTCGTGCAGAGCGCCGGCGACCGGCTGGCACGCCGCTTCGATAAGCGCAGCCGCAAGACCTGA
- a CDS encoding DUF1007 family protein, which produces MKIQSLVMAGLATLVAPTLAFAHPHIFAEARLEIVSDDKGEIGELRNVWRFDELFSASVVLDFDKNSNATLDADELKEVGQTVLESLAEYNYYTTISDNGKSVKVNRPDSITVDYKDNQLLMMFAVKPAEAMPLKGKLSFGVYDPTMYTAMDFPTDEDLTVVGDKIEACEHQVVRPDPDEVLAENKDTLTDAFWNDPTGTDMSKLFATRIEVTC; this is translated from the coding sequence ATGAAAATACAAAGCCTTGTCATGGCCGGCCTTGCGACGCTCGTTGCGCCCACGCTCGCCTTCGCCCATCCGCACATCTTCGCCGAAGCGCGCCTGGAGATCGTCTCCGACGACAAGGGCGAGATCGGCGAATTGAGGAATGTCTGGCGTTTCGATGAGCTCTTCTCGGCAAGCGTCGTGCTCGACTTCGACAAGAACTCGAACGCCACCCTCGACGCCGACGAGTTGAAGGAAGTGGGCCAGACGGTGCTCGAGTCGCTGGCGGAATACAACTACTACACGACGATTTCCGATAACGGGAAATCGGTGAAGGTCAACAGGCCGGACAGCATCACCGTCGATTACAAGGACAACCAGCTCCTCATGATGTTCGCGGTCAAGCCGGCCGAGGCGATGCCGCTCAAGGGCAAGCTCTCCTTCGGCGTCTACGACCCGACCATGTATACGGCGATGGACTTTCCGACCGATGAGGACCTGACGGTTGTCGGCGACAAGATCGAGGCCTGCGAGCATCAGGTGGTGCGCCCCGATCCGGACGAAGTGCTGGCTGAGAACAAGGACACGCTCACCGACGCCTTCTGGAACGATCCGACCGGGACCGACATGTCGAAGCTCTTCGCAACGAGGATCGAGGTCACATGCTGA
- a CDS encoding MetQ/NlpA family ABC transporter substrate-binding protein: MKKLILAAAFAALGAGTALAETIKVGVTPGEHAQIMEKVKEVAAPKGLDIEILEFSDYVVPNQALADGELNANSFQHQPYLDNQIADRGYEIVSVGLTITTPMGVYSNKVKSLDELKDGATIAIPNDPTNGGRALLVLASKGLIKVNPDAGLKATPADVTENPKNIQFAELDAAQLPRSLADVDAAVINTNYALEADLHPKEDAIAIEGEKSPYANVIAVRAADKDAPWVKTLVESYHDETVKTFINETFKGALIPSW; the protein is encoded by the coding sequence ATGAAGAAGCTCATTCTAGCGGCGGCATTCGCCGCCCTTGGTGCCGGTACGGCGCTTGCAGAGACGATCAAGGTCGGCGTAACCCCGGGTGAACATGCGCAGATCATGGAGAAGGTGAAGGAAGTCGCCGCTCCCAAGGGCCTCGACATCGAGATCCTCGAATTCTCCGATTATGTTGTTCCGAACCAGGCACTCGCCGATGGCGAGCTCAATGCCAATTCCTTCCAGCATCAGCCCTATCTCGACAACCAGATCGCCGACCGGGGCTACGAGATCGTCAGCGTTGGCCTGACCATCACCACGCCGATGGGCGTCTATTCGAACAAGGTGAAGAGCCTCGATGAGCTCAAGGATGGCGCGACGATCGCCATTCCGAACGACCCCACCAATGGCGGTCGCGCGCTCCTGGTTCTCGCGTCGAAGGGCCTCATCAAGGTCAATCCGGATGCCGGATTGAAGGCCACCCCGGCCGACGTCACGGAAAATCCGAAGAACATCCAGTTCGCCGAGCTCGATGCGGCCCAGCTTCCGCGCTCGTTGGCCGACGTCGACGCGGCCGTGATCAACACCAACTACGCGCTCGAGGCTGACCTTCATCCAAAGGAAGACGCCATCGCTATCGAAGGCGAGAAGTCTCCCTACGCCAACGTCATTGCGGTGCGCGCCGCGGACAAGGACGCGCCTTGGGTGAAGACGCTCGTCGAATCCTATCACGACGAAACGGTCAAGACGTTTATTAACGAAACTTTCAAGGGTGCGCTCATCCCGAGCTGGTAA
- a CDS encoding GFA family protein, which yields MSGMKGGCLCGAVRYEVKRPPLYSGFCHCRDCQRATGTGHCCYMMFSRADVDVTGELCAYEKLAENGKASIRYFCPTCGSQIFGSGPPGDDRWTVYAGTLDDTSTFEPTNAVFTRSRPHWDRPAHCVDEYEALPG from the coding sequence ATGAGCGGCATGAAGGGTGGATGCCTGTGCGGCGCAGTGCGTTATGAGGTGAAACGGCCACCGCTTTATTCCGGCTTCTGCCATTGCCGGGATTGCCAGCGGGCCACGGGTACCGGTCATTGCTGTTACATGATGTTCTCGCGCGCCGACGTCGACGTCACCGGTGAGCTCTGCGCTTACGAGAAGCTCGCCGAAAACGGTAAGGCCTCTATCAGGTATTTCTGCCCCACCTGCGGCAGCCAGATCTTCGGCTCCGGCCCGCCCGGCGACGACCGCTGGACCGTCTATGCCGGCACGCTTGACGACACCTCGACGTTCGAGCCGACCAATGCGGTCTTTACCCGCAGTCGCCCGCACTGGGACCGACCGGCCCATTGCGTGGACGAGTACGAGGCGTTGCCGGGCTGA
- a CDS encoding LysR family transcriptional regulator, producing the protein MDTLTRIRAFIDVVDAEGFSAAARRVGKSKALLSKYVRELEDELGALLLNRTTRQFSLTEAGHTYYRTASEILKEIDNLADLVRANNSDLRGRLRITVPRTFVDADIGQSLIDFGREHPELSLEIVSDDRFIDLVEEGFDVAVRITRLEDSTLIARKLDDFQVLVCASPHFLAKAGPFAHPTDLAHVPCILDTNGRSYSNWRFIEPDGSPFTVPVSGPIEVNSPLAAARAAVTGIGVAVLPDFIARPKISSGELVTLFDDFLPKDRGIYAIYPHRRYLPTKVRTFVDFLHGWFRKTR; encoded by the coding sequence ATGGATACCCTAACCCGCATCCGCGCCTTCATCGATGTCGTGGACGCGGAGGGCTTTTCGGCGGCCGCCCGGCGCGTCGGCAAGTCCAAGGCGCTGCTCTCGAAATATGTGCGGGAGCTCGAAGACGAGCTCGGCGCTCTCCTCCTCAATCGTACGACGCGGCAATTTTCGCTCACCGAGGCCGGCCATACCTATTACCGCACGGCGTCCGAGATCCTGAAGGAGATCGACAACCTCGCCGATCTCGTGCGCGCCAACAATTCCGACCTGCGCGGCCGGCTCCGAATCACCGTGCCGCGGACCTTCGTCGATGCGGATATCGGCCAGTCGCTGATCGATTTCGGCAGAGAGCACCCCGAACTGTCGCTCGAGATCGTCTCCGATGACCGCTTCATCGATCTCGTCGAGGAGGGCTTCGACGTCGCCGTCCGCATCACGCGGCTGGAGGACTCGACGCTGATCGCCCGCAAGCTCGACGACTTCCAGGTGCTGGTCTGCGCCTCGCCGCACTTCCTGGCGAAGGCCGGTCCTTTCGCGCATCCGACCGACCTTGCGCATGTCCCGTGCATCCTCGACACCAACGGCCGCTCCTATTCCAACTGGCGTTTCATCGAGCCGGACGGCTCGCCCTTCACGGTGCCGGTGAGCGGGCCGATCGAGGTCAACAGCCCGCTCGCCGCAGCGCGTGCCGCGGTGACCGGCATCGGAGTGGCGGTCCTGCCCGACTTCATCGCCAGGCCGAAGATCTCGTCCGGCGAACTCGTGACGCTCTTCGATGATTTCCTGCCCAAGGACCGCGGCATCTATGCGATCTATCCGCATCGCCGCTATCTGCCGACCAAGGTTCGTACCTTCGTCGATTTCCTGCACGGCTGGTTTCGCAAGACCCGTTAG
- a CDS encoding CHAD domain-containing protein, which translates to MTYALDPGRPFTEDFRAVGAEQIERAVAVLREKPAGVHEAIHDARKSFKRLRSLYRLVAADAPDFQPQENARIRDMARNLSTVRDAAALVENANYLRLHAASEEQQVALDKVCSILTARRDQIATSETDLNGKIDVTIVNCEQALAALAHVSFDDGRRKSAARLEKGWRKTLRRAARARCACETSTDSTAFHELRKRVQDYRMQLALLRSAWPSAMQAKREDAKELIDVLGHLNDLSTMTSLVNEQPEIAGDSQNQAHLLSAVIARQEELRREVLQRAEAVLLDDPESESRTVALLWLEAGR; encoded by the coding sequence ATGACCTATGCGCTCGATCCGGGTCGGCCTTTCACCGAGGACTTCCGCGCCGTCGGAGCGGAACAGATCGAGCGTGCGGTGGCTGTGCTGCGGGAAAAGCCGGCGGGCGTGCACGAGGCGATCCACGACGCTCGCAAGAGCTTCAAACGCCTGCGCTCGCTCTATCGGCTCGTCGCCGCCGATGCACCGGATTTCCAGCCGCAGGAAAACGCCCGCATCCGCGACATGGCGCGGAATCTGTCGACCGTCCGCGACGCAGCCGCTCTTGTCGAGAACGCCAATTATCTGCGCCTGCACGCAGCAAGCGAAGAGCAGCAGGTCGCGCTAGACAAGGTCTGCTCGATCCTGACGGCGCGCCGTGACCAGATTGCGACAAGCGAAACCGACCTCAACGGCAAGATCGACGTGACCATCGTCAATTGCGAACAGGCACTTGCGGCCCTCGCTCACGTTTCCTTCGACGACGGACGGCGCAAGTCCGCGGCCCGGCTGGAGAAGGGTTGGCGAAAAACATTGAGGCGGGCCGCACGCGCCAGATGCGCCTGCGAAACAAGCACCGATAGCACGGCCTTTCATGAACTGCGCAAGCGTGTCCAGGACTATCGAATGCAATTGGCCTTGCTGCGCTCGGCGTGGCCTTCGGCGATGCAGGCAAAGAGGGAGGACGCGAAGGAACTCATCGATGTGCTCGGCCATTTGAACGACCTTTCGACGATGACGTCGCTCGTCAACGAGCAACCGGAGATCGCCGGCGACAGCCAGAACCAGGCGCATCTCCTCTCCGCCGTCATCGCCCGTCAGGAGGAACTGCGGAGGGAAGTCCTGCAACGGGCAGAGGCGGTGCTCCTTGACGATCCGGAGAGCGAGAGCCGCACAGTCGCGCTGCTCTGGCTCGAGGCCGGAAGGTAG
- a CDS encoding nickel/cobalt transporter: MLNARRIGRPLAAALLLTALSATMAMAQSPLGIGTAEPSVQTNSFLGGFFAWVNMEQQGFYRMLTSALKGMRENPWQLWSLIGLSFAYGVFHAAGPGHGKAVISSYMIANETELKRGVLLSFLSSLLQGVVAILLIGAVYLVLRGSSISMTNATHSLEVASYALIAAFGGWLVFRKLRALARSASQLAGGHTHDDHGHHDHGHSHDHHHDHAHGPGEVCASCGHAHAPDPALLKGDRFALSEAWSAIVAVGLRPCSGALIVLSFALLNGLYLGGVLSVFAMSIGTAITVSILATLAVTAKGFAVRYASSDSAATRISNGIEIAGALMVLVLGLVLLGAALQG, encoded by the coding sequence ATGCTGAACGCCCGTCGGATCGGCCGCCCGCTCGCGGCTGCGCTGTTGTTGACGGCCCTTTCCGCGACCATGGCCATGGCACAGTCGCCGCTCGGCATCGGTACGGCCGAACCCTCTGTCCAGACGAACAGTTTTCTCGGCGGTTTCTTCGCCTGGGTCAACATGGAGCAGCAGGGCTTCTACCGCATGCTGACCAGCGCGCTCAAAGGCATGCGCGAGAACCCCTGGCAGCTCTGGTCGCTGATCGGCCTTTCCTTTGCCTATGGCGTCTTTCACGCCGCCGGTCCCGGCCATGGCAAGGCGGTCATCTCTTCCTACATGATCGCCAACGAGACGGAGCTTAAGCGCGGGGTGCTGCTCTCGTTTCTCTCCTCGCTCCTGCAGGGCGTGGTCGCCATCCTGCTGATCGGCGCCGTCTATCTCGTACTGCGCGGTTCCTCGATCAGCATGACGAACGCCACCCATTCGCTGGAGGTCGCAAGCTACGCGCTGATCGCCGCCTTCGGCGGCTGGCTGGTGTTCCGCAAGCTGCGCGCGTTGGCACGCTCGGCATCCCAGCTCGCCGGCGGGCACACCCACGATGATCATGGCCATCACGATCACGGCCACAGCCACGATCATCATCACGACCATGCGCATGGGCCGGGCGAGGTCTGCGCAAGCTGCGGCCATGCCCATGCCCCCGATCCGGCATTATTGAAAGGCGACCGATTTGCGCTCAGCGAAGCCTGGTCGGCGATCGTCGCGGTGGGCTTGCGCCCCTGCTCCGGCGCGCTCATCGTGCTTTCCTTCGCGCTTCTGAACGGGCTCTATCTCGGCGGCGTGCTCTCGGTTTTCGCCATGTCGATCGGCACAGCGATCACCGTTTCGATCCTCGCAACCTTGGCCGTCACCGCCAAGGGTTTCGCGGTGCGCTATGCCTCGAGCGATTCGGCCGCGACGCGGATCTCCAACGGCATCGAAATCGCCGGGGCGCTCATGGTGCTTGTCCTTGGGCTCGTTCTGTTGGGCGCTGCGCTGCAGGGGTGA
- a CDS encoding methionine ABC transporter ATP-binding protein — protein MTIPLSDISPEDASVVFDAVSKRFQASDGNAAFTALDNVSLTVARGSITGIIGRSGAGKSTLIRLVNGLEKPSSGKVLVDGVDVGALDEAGLRDLRRSVGMIFQHFNLLSSRTVFGNVALPLEIAGMDRRAIEQRVRPLLDLVGLADKHGRYPAELSGGQKQRIGVARALATEPKLLLSDEATSALDPETTQSILELLKRINAELGLTVLLITHEMEVVKAVTSDVAVIDKGEIVERGRTFDVFTHPKHETTRALLSGLPGSRLPEAVARGLKSAAAAGDRVVVRLTFFGAAAERPLISQLIQTIGAEVNIIAGTIDEIGGKPYGSLVVAYGADAETAGKAERFFAENGLVTEVLGYVA, from the coding sequence ATGACCATTCCTCTTTCCGACATTTCCCCCGAAGATGCGTCCGTCGTCTTCGATGCCGTTTCCAAACGCTTCCAGGCGTCCGATGGAAATGCGGCCTTCACCGCGCTCGACAATGTCAGCCTGACCGTCGCGCGCGGCTCGATCACCGGCATCATCGGCCGTTCGGGCGCCGGTAAGTCGACGCTGATCCGGTTGGTCAACGGTCTCGAAAAGCCCTCGAGCGGCAAGGTGCTCGTGGACGGCGTCGATGTCGGCGCTCTCGACGAGGCGGGCTTGCGCGATTTGCGCCGCTCGGTGGGCATGATCTTCCAGCACTTCAATCTGCTTTCCTCGCGCACCGTGTTCGGCAATGTCGCGCTGCCGCTGGAGATCGCCGGCATGGATCGGCGGGCGATCGAGCAGCGCGTGCGGCCGCTCCTCGATCTCGTCGGCCTCGCCGACAAGCATGGTCGCTATCCGGCCGAGCTTTCCGGCGGCCAGAAACAGCGTATCGGCGTTGCCCGGGCGCTTGCCACGGAGCCCAAGCTCCTGCTCTCCGACGAGGCGACCTCGGCGCTCGATCCGGAAACGACGCAGTCGATCCTCGAGCTTCTGAAGCGGATCAATGCGGAGCTGGGCCTCACCGTTCTGCTCATCACCCATGAGATGGAGGTCGTGAAAGCCGTCACCTCCGATGTGGCGGTGATCGACAAGGGCGAGATCGTCGAGCGCGGCCGGACCTTCGATGTCTTCACCCATCCCAAACACGAGACGACGCGAGCGCTTCTCTCCGGCCTTCCGGGCTCGAGGCTGCCGGAAGCGGTCGCCAGGGGCCTGAAGTCCGCGGCGGCTGCCGGCGACCGTGTCGTCGTGCGTCTTACCTTCTTCGGCGCGGCGGCTGAGCGGCCCCTAATCTCGCAGCTCATCCAAACGATCGGCGCCGAGGTCAACATCATCGCCGGCACCATCGACGAAATCGGCGGCAAGCCCTATGGCTCGCTCGTCGTCGCCTATGGCGCCGACGCCGAAACCGCCGGGAAGGCCGAGCGCTTCTTCGCCGAGAACGGACTGGTCACGGAGGTGCTCGGCTATGTCGCCTGA
- a CDS encoding rhodanese-related sulfurtransferase, which produces MTDMLTTPRSKPGQETRGQFLVAALYHFVSFPRFADFREPLQAACDANGVKGTLLLAHEGINGTIAGKDEGIAAVLAFLRAQPEFAGLEHKESRASTMPFLRMKVRLKKEIVTMGVENIDPNKVVGTYVEPKDWNALISDPDTLVIDTRNDYETAIGLFRGAVDPKTKTFREFPDWVRNNTGLNNRPKIAMYCTGGIRCEKATAFMKEQGFEEVYHLKGGILKYLEQVPPEESLWDGACFVFDERVSVTHGLKEGDHTLCHACRQPLTQEDLLSPLHEEGVSCVHCHDTRTEEDRERYRERQRQITLAKKRGERHLGS; this is translated from the coding sequence ATGACCGACATGCTGACGACACCGCGCTCCAAACCAGGCCAAGAGACGCGAGGCCAATTTCTGGTGGCTGCGCTCTATCATTTCGTTTCCTTCCCGCGTTTCGCCGATTTCCGTGAGCCGCTGCAGGCTGCCTGCGACGCGAACGGCGTGAAGGGAACGCTGCTTCTCGCCCATGAGGGCATCAACGGTACGATCGCGGGCAAGGATGAAGGCATTGCGGCGGTCCTTGCCTTCCTGCGCGCACAGCCGGAATTCGCCGGCCTCGAACACAAGGAGAGCCGGGCCTCCACCATGCCCTTCCTGCGCATGAAGGTGCGGCTGAAGAAGGAGATCGTCACCATGGGCGTCGAGAACATCGACCCCAACAAGGTGGTCGGCACCTATGTGGAGCCGAAGGACTGGAACGCGCTGATCTCGGATCCGGACACGCTGGTGATCGACACACGCAATGACTACGAGACGGCAATTGGCCTCTTTCGCGGCGCGGTCGACCCGAAGACCAAGACCTTCCGCGAATTCCCCGACTGGGTGCGCAACAATACGGGCCTCAACAACAGGCCGAAGATTGCCATGTACTGCACCGGCGGTATCCGCTGCGAGAAGGCGACCGCCTTCATGAAGGAGCAGGGCTTCGAGGAGGTCTATCACTTGAAAGGCGGCATCCTCAAATATCTGGAGCAGGTCCCGCCGGAAGAGAGCCTCTGGGACGGCGCCTGCTTCGTCTTCGACGAGCGCGTGTCGGTAACCCACGGGCTCAAGGAAGGCGACCATACTCTCTGCCACGCATGCCGGCAGCCGCTGACGCAGGAAGACCTCCTGTCGCCCCTGCACGAGGAAGGCGTCTCCTGCGTGCACTGCCACGACACGCGCACGGAAGAGGACCGCGAGCGCTACCGCGAACGGCAGCGGCAGATCACGCTGGCAAAGAAGCGCGGCGAACGGCATCTCGGAAGCTAA
- a CDS encoding CYTH domain-containing protein codes for MAKEIERKFLVASSGWREHADGGTRLRQAYIVTMEDRSVRVRIHGNKRARLTIKIGKSALVRHEYEYDLPMDDARELLTQAVGVVIEKRRYRVPYKGFTWEVDVYEGALEGLVVAEVEMKRETDLPALPLWLGREITGDRRYSNQALATEGLLEAQS; via the coding sequence ATGGCGAAGGAGATTGAGCGCAAATTCCTGGTCGCTTCCAGCGGCTGGCGCGAGCATGCCGACGGCGGCACCAGGCTCCGGCAGGCCTATATCGTAACCATGGAGGACCGCTCGGTGCGCGTCCGCATCCATGGCAACAAACGGGCCCGCCTCACCATCAAGATCGGCAAATCGGCGCTCGTGCGTCACGAATACGAATATGACCTGCCGATGGACGACGCCCGAGAGCTGCTGACGCAGGCGGTTGGGGTCGTCATCGAGAAGCGGCGGTACCGCGTGCCGTACAAGGGCTTCACCTGGGAGGTCGACGTCTACGAGGGCGCGCTCGAAGGGCTGGTCGTCGCTGAAGTCGAGATGAAGCGGGAAACGGACTTGCCCGCCTTGCCGCTCTGGCTCGGGCGCGAGATCACCGGCGACCGCCGTTATTCCAACCAGGCGCTTGCCACAGAGGGTCTCCTGGAAGCGCAATCATGA